Genomic segment of Verrucomicrobiota bacterium:
CACCGTGTGCAACGTCGTGATCACAGGCATCTTTAAATCTCGCAAAAGGGCCAAGACATGGCTCCCAGCGTTTCCGCCATAAATACCGAATTCATGCTGGAGACAAACGACGTCCACATTATTAAAATTAAGGAAATCCGCCGCCCGTTCATAGGAAGAGATATCCTGCTCTGAAAATTCAAACCTCACCTCGGGCGGATACGGATAACCCTCGGCAATGTCATTAACAGGGACAACCATGACTTCAGTCTTGGGATAAGCCAGAGAGATGGACTTGTACATGTCGTTGGTGAATGTCGCGATCCCGCATTTACGGGGGAGATAACCGCCTATTAAAGCGATTTTGCCTATGTGCTCTTCTAAGTTCATCGGTTATTTTCCTTTCACCGGGTATTTTTTAAGTTCAGAAAGCAGGTCTTCCATTTCCACTGTGGCAAATCCGACACATGAATCACTCATGCCATAAGGGATCACTAAATGCCCGGCATGCTCCATATAACCGCAGGTATAAACCACATTTGGCACATACCCCTCGCGTTCTGTCTGGTCGGGCGTGATCAGAGGGTAAGGCAGTCGACAAATGATTTCCCCTGGGTTATCCAGATCAAGCAGGATACACCCGATGGAATATTGCCGCATCGCTCCCACGCCGTGTGTTAAAAGTAACCATCCGTCTTTGGTCTCGATGGGCGAACCACAATTGCCCAGCTGGAGAAATTCCCAAGGGTACGTAGGCCGCATCAGGATTTTTTTATCGTGCCAGAAATGGAGCATATCCGAATACATCAGGAAAATATTCTCCCCGTCCTGACGCGAGATCATGGCGTAGTGGCCATTGATTTTCCGTGGGAAAAGAGCCATACCTTTATTCTGGACCTCCGATCCGTTCAGGGTACTGAGCTTAAATGTCAGGAAATCTTTTGTTTCAATCAACTGCGGGAATGTCACTTTACCGTCATAAGCCGTATAAGTCGCATAATAAGTAATCTGCCCGTCATCTTCCCGGAATGCCACAAACCGGGCATCCTCGATCCCGTTGCTTTCTGAGGGGGATGAAGGAAAAATCAGGCGTTCGGATATTTTTTGCCCGGGGCTGAACCGGATCAGGTAATTCGCCTTGGCCAGAGCCGTGACACTCTGGAGCACATTCTGCTGCTCGAGATGCATTAACCGGTTTTTCTTTAATGTTAAATCCACCGTTTTTTTAAGTTCCTGAAAGGTGAATTGCGCCGGGAGCGACTGCATCATATTCTGCACAAAGGTATCGAGTAAGCCCAGCTCATGGAGTTTCCTTTCAAAAAGGCCTTTGCAGTATTCCGGGTCAGGGGCTTCCTCCGGAGCCGTCGCGTAACGGGAGGTTTCCATTAATTCCACCCGCCCCTCGCCATGAACGATTCCTGAACGGAATACCAGTGAAGAGATATGCCCTTCCCCGGTCGCACGCAGGCTCATGATGAACCGCATC
This window contains:
- a CDS encoding glycoside hydrolase family 130 protein — translated: MEIKRTNILLKPDSSRVFFRPLEFVNRERVIRVMARVMSLSEDQVDKESAKVMERFGNRHHKLEAFFIKRYETVKDMMILDSSMSRAKQLLIGSYFCQEYSLEAAALFNPSIVPDPDQSGLPEGAMRFIMSLRATGEGHISSLVFRSGIVHGEGRVELMETSRYATAPEEAPDPEYCKGLFERKLHELGLLDTFVQNMMQSLPAQFTFQELKKTVDLTLKKNRLMHLEQQNVLQSVTALAKANYLIRFSPGQKISERLIFPSSPSESNGIEDARFVAFREDDGQITYYATYTAYDGKVTFPQLIETKDFLTFKLSTLNGSEVQNKGMALFPRKINGHYAMISRQDGENIFLMYSDMLHFWHDKKILMRPTYPWEFLQLGNCGSPIETKDGWLLLTHGVGAMRQYSIGCILLDLDNPGEIICRLPYPLITPDQTEREGYVPNVVYTCGYMEHAGHLVIPYGMSDSCVGFATVEMEDLLSELKKYPVKGK